A segment of the Streptomyces sp. NBC_00376 genome:
ATGGGCGTTCCCCCCGTGCTTGGCGTACGGGCGACCCTACCCCTCCTGCTCCCGTGCAAAAAGGCGTATGCCGGGGCGGAGGAACTACGTGTCGGCACACAATGCGCCCCCGGGCGCCGGGGGCGCATGTGCGGGGCGGGCGTCAGAGCGAGGTCATGACGTGCTTGATGCGTGTGTAGTCCTCGAAGCCGTACGCGGAGAGGTCCTTGCCGTAGCCGGACTTCTTGAAGCCGCCGTGCGGCATCTCGGCGACGAGCGCCATGTGCGTGTTGATCCAGACGCAGCCGAAGTCGAGGTTCTTGGACATCCGCATCGCCCGTGCGTGGTCCTTGGTCCATACGGAAGAGGCGAGGGCGTAGTCGACGCCGTTCGCGTACTCCACGGCCTGGGCCTCGTCCGTGAACGACTGGACGGTCATGACGGGTCCGAAGACCTCGTTCTGGACGATCTCGTCGTCCTGCTCGAGGCCGGAGACGACGGTCGGGGCGTAGAAGTAGCCCCTGTCGCCGACCCGGTGGCCGCCCGCCTCGACCCTGGCGTGGGCGGGGAGGCGGTCGATGAAGCCGCTGACCTGGGCGAGCTGGCCCGCGTTGTTGAGCGGGCCGTAGAGCACGTCCTCGTCGTCCGGCTGCCCGGTCCTGGTGTCGGCGGCGGCCTTGGCGAGGGCGGCGACGAACTCGTCGTGGACGGACTCGTGGACCAGGACGCGGGTCGCGGCGGTGCAGTCCTGGCCGGCGTTGAAGAAGCCGCCGACGATCAGGTCCTCGACCGCCTTCTCCAGGTCGGCGTCCTCGAAGACGACGGCCGGGGCCTTGCCGCCGAGCTCCAGGTGGACCCGCTTGACGTCCTTGGCGGCGCTCTGCGCGACCTGGATGCCGGCCCGGACCGAACCGGTGATGGACGCCATCGCCGGGGTGGGGTGCTCGACCATCATCCGGCCGGTCTCACGGTCGCCGCAGATCACGTTGAAGATGCCGCGGGGCAGCTCCAGCTCCTCCAGGACGCCCCCGATGATCTCGGCGATGAGCACGGTGGAGGCCGGGGTGGTGTCCGAGGGCTTGAGGACCACGGCGTTGCCCGCGGCGAGCGCGGGCGCGAACTTCCAGACCGCCATGAGGAGCGGGTAGTTCCAGGGTGCTACCTGGGCGCAGACGCCGACCGGCTCGCGGCGGATGATCGAGGTCATCCCCTCCATGTACTCACCGGCCGAGCGGCCTTCGAGCAGCCGCGCCGCACCCGCGAAGAAGCGGACCTGGTCGATGGCGGGGGCCAGTTCCTCGCTGCGGGTGAGGTGGAGCGGCTTGCCGGTGTCCCGGCTCTCCGCGGCGACGATCTCGTCGGCGCGCGCCTCCATCGCGTCGGCGATCTTCAGCAGGGCCAGCTGGCGCACGGACGGGGTGGTGTCGCGCCAGACGGGGAACGCGGCAGCGGCGGCCGCCATCGCCGCGTCGACGTCCGCGGCGCCGGAGAGCGGGGAGGTGGCGTAGACCGCGCCGGTGCTGGGGTCCACGACATCGAGCGTGCGGCCGTCAGTGGCGTCCGCGAAGGCGCCGTCGATGTAGTTGCGGAACGTGATGCTCATGGAACCGGTCTTCCTCATGGTCGGGCGGCGGTACGGGTGGTTCTCGTCGTCACCCGTCGGTGCGGGCGAACGTCCGGCGCGGCGGTGCCGTCAGCCGGCGGTGCGGGCGGAGAGGTGCTCGTGGACGGCGGGCCAGCTGCCGTCCTCGGCGCGGGCGAAGACGATCGTCTCCCGCTCGTGGACGGTCTCCTCGCCGGCCCGGGTGGCGATCCTGGTCTCGACGTCGTGGCTGAAGACCCCGGTGGAGCCGAGGTGCTGGATCAGCTGTCCGGTGGAGGTGCAGGCCAGGATCCGGAAGTCGTCCTCGGCCACCCACTGCTGCCACAGCGCTCGGTACTCGGCCGTGGAGGCGAGCCGCTGCGGGGTGGAGTGGAAGACGAAGGTGGCGTCCGGCGCGAAGGCGCCGAAGTAGTCGTCGAGGCGTCCCTCGGCGAAGGCGGCGACGAGCGCGTCGGCGGCTGCCCGGATCTCCTGGACGGGGGTGTTCTCGGTCGTGCTCATGGGTGGCTCCTGGTGACGGGCGGGGTGGGCGCTCAGCGAGCGGCGGCGGGTTCGGCGACGAGGGGCTCGTCCGTACCGCCGATGATCGGCGGGACCTCGGTGTCCGACGCCCGGACGAGTCGGGGTCCGTCCGGCCCGTACACCCCGCGCGGCTCCGGGAACACGGTGAGCAGGACGAGGTAGAGCACGGCCGCCAGGACGAGGCCGACCGGCAGGGAGATGTCCGCGCCGTTCGCGAGGTCGCCGAGCGGGCCGACGAACTGGCCGGGCAGGTTGGTGAAGAGGAGCGCCACGACGGCCGAGATGACCCAGGTGGACAGGGCGCGCCAGTTCCAGCCGTGGTTGAACCAGTAGCGTCCACCGGTCTGGCGGCGGTTGAAGACCTGGAGGGCGTCCGCGTCGTACCAGCCGCGCCGGGTGAAGTAGCCGAGGGCCATCACGATCATCCACGGGGCCGTGCACGTGATGATCAGAGTGGCGAAGGTGGAGATGGACTGCGCGAGATTGAGTGCGAACCGGCCGACGAAGATGAAGGCGATCGACAGAGCCCCGATGAAGAACGTCGACTGGACCCGGCTGAAGCGCGTGAACACGCTGGAGACGTCGAGCCCGGTGCCGTACAGCGCGGTCGTGCCGGTGGAGAGGCCACCGATCAGGGCGATCAGGCAGAGCGGCAGGAAGTACCAGCCGGGCGAGATGGCGAGCAGGCCACCGACGTAGTTGGGAGCGGCCGGGTCGACGTACTTCGCGGCCTCGGTGGCGATGATCGAGGCAGTGGCCAGGCCGAAGAGGAACGGCAGCAGGGTGGCGACCTGGGCGAGGAACGCGGCGCCCATGACCCGGCGGCGCGGCGTGGCGGTCGGGATGTAGCGCGACCAGTCGCCGAGGAAGGCGCCGAACGAGACCGGGTTGGACAGGACGATCAGCGCGGAGCCGATGAAGGCCGGCCAGAAGAGCGGATCGGCGGTCGAGGCGAAGGCTCCCGCGTACCCCGGGTCGAAGTCTCCGGCGAAGGCGAAGGCGCCGAGGACGAAGAGCGCCGAGGCCGCGACGACCGCGATCTTGTTGACCAGCAGCATGAACCGGAAGCCGTAGACACAGACGACGAGCACCAGTCCGGCGAAGATCGCGTAGGCGACGCCGTAGCTCAGGTCGGACTCGGGGAGACCTGCGAGCCGGTGGGCTCCGCCCACGAGTGCGTCGCCCGAGGACCACACGGAGATCGAGAAGAACGCGACCGCGGTGAGCAGCGAGAGGAAGGAGCCGACGATCCTGCCGTGCACGCCCAGGTGGGCGGAGGAGGAGACGGCGTTGTTGGTGCCGTTGGTCGGGCCGAACAGCGCCATCGGGGCGAGCAGCAGGGCGCCGACGAGCAGCCCCAGCACGGTCGCCGCCAGGCCCTGCCAGAAGGAGAGCCCGAACAGGATCGGGAACGCACCGAGCACACAGGTGGCGAAGGTGTTGGCGCCGCCGAAGGCGAGCCGGAAGAGGTCGAGGGGGCGGGCGGTGCGGTCCGCTTCGGGTATCCGCTCGACCCCGTTGGTCTCGACTTCGGTGATCGAAGAAGCCACGGACGCTTCACCTACTGTTCATGCACGGGGAGTGGTCCCTCAGTCTGTGATCCCGAACCGTGAGCGGCAATTGTGAAAGTCACAAAGGGATACGCTGTCATCTGTGGCCAGCAACAAACTCACCGTTGAGGATCTTCTCTCCTACCCCGCGCTCCAGCTCACGGTGAAGGCGGGCAGCAACGGTCTGGGCCGCTCGGTCTCCTGGGCGCACGCGAGCGAACTGGCCGATCCGACACCCTGGTTGCTCGGCGCCGAGGTCATCATGACGACGGGCCTTGCGATCCCCAGGACCGCCGCCGGGCAGCGCGCGTACCTGGAGCGGCTGGACGACGCCGGGGTCTCCGCGCTGGCCCTCTCGGCGCAGCTGCACATGCCCCCGCTGCACGACGCGTTCTTCCGGGCGGCCGATGAGCGGGGCTTCCCGGTCCTCGAGGTCCCGCTCGCCGTCCCCTTCATCGCGGTGGCCCAGGAGGTCGCCGCATCGGTCCAGGAGGATGCCCGGCACCGGCTCGGCGCCCAGCTGCAGGTCTTCGGTTCGCTGCGCTGGCTGGTCGCCGAGGACCTCGACACGCCCACGCTGCTGCGCCGCCTCGAACGCCTCTCGGGATACGACGTGTACCTCTGCACGCCGCAGGGGCGCCCCCTCCTGCCGGGCGTACCGGCGCCCGATCCGGGCGTCCTGCCCGACTCGGTCGACGCCCCGCCGACCGTCCCCGGTGGATTCGTGCTGCCCGTGCCGGCGCCCGGCGGTCCGGCCGGGTTCCTTGTCGCGTACGAGCGGGAGGGTGCCCAGCCCGCCGGACTCGCCGTCGTCCAGCACATCGCCACGGTGGCGGCGCTGCGGGTCGCGATGGTGCGCAACGAGCGCGAGACGCTGCGCCGCGAGGGCGCGGAGACCCTCGCCGAACTCCTGCAGGAGGTCCTCGACCCGGAGACGGCACGGCGCAGGCTCGCCCGGCATGCGATCGAGGGCGACACCGTGCTGCTCGTGGTCCGGCAGACCACGGACGAGGCGCTGCTGCGCTGCCTCCAGGACCATCCGCATCTGCTGCTCACCCGGGGCGAGGACCGTTATGTCCTCGGGGCGCCGCAGCTGGCTGTGGAGATCCGCGGGCTACCGGGCGTGGCGGCCGGGATGAGCCGCCCGTTCCAGCCGGGCGCCGCGCTGCGGGTCGCACAGCGCGAGGCGCTCTGGGCGGTCTCGAAGGCCGTCGAGTCGGGCCGCCCGGTGATCCGTTACGGGGACGACTCCATGGGCCGCTGGCTGCCCGACGACCCCGCGGTCCTGACCGCACTGGTCGAGCACGTCCTCGGTGAGGTGCTGCGCTACGACGAGGCGCACGATTCGCAGCTGCTGGTCTCCGCCCGCACCTGGATGGAGCGCGACCGCCGCACGGATGCGGCAGCGGCCGCGCTCCACATCCATCCGAACACGCTGACGTACCGGCTGCGGCGATTCGGTGCGCTGGCCGACCGCGACATGGCGTCGACGGGGGCGCTGGCGGAGGTCTGGCTGGCTGTCCAGGCAGCGGGGGCGCTGGGGCTGACGGACTGAGGGCTCCTCCTCGGCCGAAGGCCGCCCGCATCCGCCCGCATCCGCTCCGGCACTACGCTCAAGGGACCGGAACGTTCGAAGGACCGGAACGTTCAAGGGACCGTAACAGAGAGCCACGGCGGACGGGAGGCAGACGGTGCCGGTGGAAGTCACCTGGTGGGGTCATGCCACCTGCACCATCGAGGACTCCGGGGTCCGGGTGCTGACCGATCCGCTCTTCGTGCGGCGTCTGGCGCATCTGCGCCGCCGCCGCGGTGAGCTGCCCGGTCCCGAGGCCGCGGTCGCGGACGTCGTGCTCGTCTCGCATCTGCACTCGGACCATCTGCATCTGCCGTCCCTGGCCAGGCTCGCCCCCGGCAGCAGGCTGATCGTGCCGCTGGGCGCGGTGCGCTCGGTGCCGGGGCTGCGGGGCCTGGGCTCGAAGCGCGGGCTGCGGATCACCGAGGTCGCCGCGGGGGACGAGGTCCGGGTCGGCGAGGTGCTGGTCCGGGCGGTTCCGGCGATGCACGACGGCAGGCGGCTGCCGATGGGCCCGCATCGCTCCCCCGCGCTCGGCTTCGTGGTCGAGGGCGAGGCGCGGACGTACTTCGCGGGGGACACGGGGCTCTTCGACGACATGGCCGAGGCCGTCGGGCCGGTGGACATGGCGCTGCTGCCGGTCGGCGGCTGGGGACCGTATCTGGGCCACGGTCATCTGGACGCGGGGCGGGCGGCGCAGGCGCTGGCCCGGCTGGCACCGAGGGCGGCGGTGCCGGTGCACTACGGCACGTACTGGCCGATCGGCATGGACGGGGTCAGGCCGCACGAGTTCCACTCGCCGGGTGACGAGTTCGCCCGCAAGGCGGCACTGCTGGCGCCGGAGGTGGCCGTGCACCGGCTGTCCCACGGCGAACACGTGCGGCCGGAGGGCGCCAGGTGATCCAGGAGGTCGTGAGACAGCTGCCCCCGGAGTCGACGCAGCAGGCGGTCGGCTACCCGTCGCTGTTCCTGCTGGTGACGCTGGGGGCGCTGGTGCCGGTGGTGCCGACGGGTGCGCTGGTGAGTTCGGCCGCGGTGGTGGCGCTGCATCAGTCGTCGCCGTTCTCGCTGCTGATCGTCTTCGCGGTGGCCTCGGCCGCGGCGTTCTTCGGTGACATCTGTCTGTACTGGCTCGGCCAACGGGGGGTGCGGTCGAAGAACGGTTCGAAATGGCTGCGGACGATCCGGGACCGGGCCGCTCCGGACCGGCTGGCGCAGGCGCAGCGGAAGCTGGACGAGCACGGGGCGATGGTGCTGGTGCTGTCCAGGCTGGTGCCCGCCGGGCGGATACCGGTGATG
Coding sequences within it:
- a CDS encoding gamma-aminobutyraldehyde dehydrogenase, whose product is MSITFRNYIDGAFADATDGRTLDVVDPSTGAVYATSPLSGAADVDAAMAAAAAAFPVWRDTTPSVRQLALLKIADAMEARADEIVAAESRDTGKPLHLTRSEELAPAIDQVRFFAGAARLLEGRSAGEYMEGMTSIIRREPVGVCAQVAPWNYPLLMAVWKFAPALAAGNAVVLKPSDTTPASTVLIAEIIGGVLEELELPRGIFNVICGDRETGRMMVEHPTPAMASITGSVRAGIQVAQSAAKDVKRVHLELGGKAPAVVFEDADLEKAVEDLIVGGFFNAGQDCTAATRVLVHESVHDEFVAALAKAAADTRTGQPDDEDVLYGPLNNAGQLAQVSGFIDRLPAHARVEAGGHRVGDRGYFYAPTVVSGLEQDDEIVQNEVFGPVMTVQSFTDEAQAVEYANGVDYALASSVWTKDHARAMRMSKNLDFGCVWINTHMALVAEMPHGGFKKSGYGKDLSAYGFEDYTRIKHVMTSL
- a CDS encoding YybH family protein; its protein translation is MSTTENTPVQEIRAAADALVAAFAEGRLDDYFGAFAPDATFVFHSTPQRLASTAEYRALWQQWVAEDDFRILACTSTGQLIQHLGSTGVFSHDVETRIATRAGEETVHERETIVFARAEDGSWPAVHEHLSARTAG
- a CDS encoding purine-cytosine permease family protein encodes the protein MASSITEVETNGVERIPEADRTARPLDLFRLAFGGANTFATCVLGAFPILFGLSFWQGLAATVLGLLVGALLLAPMALFGPTNGTNNAVSSSAHLGVHGRIVGSFLSLLTAVAFFSISVWSSGDALVGGAHRLAGLPESDLSYGVAYAIFAGLVLVVCVYGFRFMLLVNKIAVVAASALFVLGAFAFAGDFDPGYAGAFASTADPLFWPAFIGSALIVLSNPVSFGAFLGDWSRYIPTATPRRRVMGAAFLAQVATLLPFLFGLATASIIATEAAKYVDPAAPNYVGGLLAISPGWYFLPLCLIALIGGLSTGTTALYGTGLDVSSVFTRFSRVQSTFFIGALSIAFIFVGRFALNLAQSISTFATLIITCTAPWMIVMALGYFTRRGWYDADALQVFNRRQTGGRYWFNHGWNWRALSTWVISAVVALLFTNLPGQFVGPLGDLANGADISLPVGLVLAAVLYLVLLTVFPEPRGVYGPDGPRLVRASDTEVPPIIGGTDEPLVAEPAAAR
- a CDS encoding PucR family transcriptional regulator, which gives rise to MASNKLTVEDLLSYPALQLTVKAGSNGLGRSVSWAHASELADPTPWLLGAEVIMTTGLAIPRTAAGQRAYLERLDDAGVSALALSAQLHMPPLHDAFFRAADERGFPVLEVPLAVPFIAVAQEVAASVQEDARHRLGAQLQVFGSLRWLVAEDLDTPTLLRRLERLSGYDVYLCTPQGRPLLPGVPAPDPGVLPDSVDAPPTVPGGFVLPVPAPGGPAGFLVAYEREGAQPAGLAVVQHIATVAALRVAMVRNERETLRREGAETLAELLQEVLDPETARRRLARHAIEGDTVLLVVRQTTDEALLRCLQDHPHLLLTRGEDRYVLGAPQLAVEIRGLPGVAAGMSRPFQPGAALRVAQREALWAVSKAVESGRPVIRYGDDSMGRWLPDDPAVLTALVEHVLGEVLRYDEAHDSQLLVSARTWMERDRRTDAAAAALHIHPNTLTYRLRRFGALADRDMASTGALAEVWLAVQAAGALGLTD
- a CDS encoding MBL fold metallo-hydrolase, with product MPVEVTWWGHATCTIEDSGVRVLTDPLFVRRLAHLRRRRGELPGPEAAVADVVLVSHLHSDHLHLPSLARLAPGSRLIVPLGAVRSVPGLRGLGSKRGLRITEVAAGDEVRVGEVLVRAVPAMHDGRRLPMGPHRSPALGFVVEGEARTYFAGDTGLFDDMAEAVGPVDMALLPVGGWGPYLGHGHLDAGRAAQALARLAPRAAVPVHYGTYWPIGMDGVRPHEFHSPGDEFARKAALLAPEVAVHRLSHGEHVRPEGAR
- a CDS encoding DedA family protein; protein product: MIQEVVRQLPPESTQQAVGYPSLFLLVTLGALVPVVPTGALVSSAAVVALHQSSPFSLLIVFAVASAAAFFGDICLYWLGQRGVRSKNGSKWLRTIRDRAAPDRLAQAQRKLDEHGAMVLVLSRLVPAGRIPVMLACLLSRMPLRQFARGDVPACLAWAATYQVIGILGGSLFPEPWQGVVAAVGLTLLISGAPAVLRRLRTRFSH